A genome region from Pangasianodon hypophthalmus isolate fPanHyp1 chromosome 11, fPanHyp1.pri, whole genome shotgun sequence includes the following:
- the zbtb7a gene encoding zinc finger and BTB domain-containing protein 7A, with amino-acid sequence MSSGAGGRACEGEEGPVGIPFPEHSADLLEGLNRQRLSGLLCDVLLVVQEREFPAHRSVLASCSSYFHKLFTSGLAAERQSVYALDFVRAEALAALLDFAYTATLTVSRSSVADILSAARLLEISPVQDICTHLLDTKVLSLPTGNERREDELEEDGECGRSSREQGNWLRAREYLEFFQRGAHWRSSCSTPELRDMPAHLHFSHRNGADSNGTPSNYFPPPGPGLAMHPPPDPEDDPDEQQDTKDVLIWTRGNGTEALSHIYAPSSQNGHFYLHQSEPKAEREAEAEREVERGPASALLQQMMDSIERKKERPAGAENEGADGDEPDVEFYLKYFNSVQREEATVPLWTSVRGGEGRGTGGQPSTGNAGGERKMRSKAFQKCPICSKVIQGAGKLPRHIRTHTGEKPYECAICKVRFTRQDKLKVHMRKHTGEKPYLCTQCGAAFAHNYDLKNHMRVHTGLRPYQCSSCFKTFVRSDHLHRHLKKDGCNGIPSRRGRKPRVREPDVLEAPLEPTSAGPRSTRGQLHPEDEEDEEEEGIGVVVMEEVPKSRTHSPLADREARGDATARQRDATTP; translated from the exons ATGTCGTCGGGGGCCGGCGGGCGGGCGTGCGAGGGAGAGGAGGGCCCAGTGGGCATCCCCTTTCCTGAGCACAGCGCCGACCTGCTGGAAGGCTTGAACCGGCAGCGGCTCAGCGGCCTGCTGTGTGATGTGCTACTGGTGGTGCAGGAGCGTGAGTTCCCCGCCCACCGCTCGGTTCTAGCCTCCTGCAGCTCCTACTTCCACAAACTCTTTACCTCAGGCTTGGCTGCTGAGCGCCAGAGCGTTTACGCACTGGACTTTGTGCGTGCTGAGGCGCTTGCTGCACTGCTGGACTTCGCCTACACAGCCACACTCACCGTAAGTCGTAGCAGTGTAGCGGACATCCTGAGTGCTGCCCGTCTGCTTGAGATCTCACCTGTCCAAGACATCTGCACACACCTGCTCGACACCAAAGTGCTCTCCCTTCCG ACGGGCAACGAGCGAAGAGAGGACGAGCTGGAAGAGGATGGAGAGTGCGGGCGGAGCAGCCGAGAGCAGGGCAACTGGCTACGCGCTCGCGAGTACCTGGAATTCTTCCAGCGAGGGGCGCACTGGAGAAGCAGCTGCAGTACGCCAGAGCTCAGGGACATGCCCGCACACCTGCACTTTAGCCATCGCAACGGCGCTGACAGCAATGGCACGCCGTCTAACTACTTCCCCCCCCCAGGCCCAGGGCTGGCGATGCACCCTCCACCAGACCCGGAGGATGACCCAGATGAGCAGCAGGACACCAAGGACGTGCTGATCTGGACTCGAGGGAATGGCACTGAAGCGCTCTCGCACATCTATGCCCCATCATCACAGAATGGACACTTCTACCTCCATCAATCCGAGCCCAAGGCAGAGCGGGAAGCAGAGGCGGAGCGCGAGGTGGAGCGAGGGCCCGCCAGCGCTCTCCTGCAGCAGATGATGGACTCTATAGAGCGTAAGAAGGAGAGGCCAGCTGGGGCTGAAAATGAGGGCGCTGACGGAGATGAGCCTGACGTGGAGTTTTACTTGAAGTACTTTAACAGTGTGCAACGTGAGGAGGCAACCGTTCCACTCTGGACCTCGGTGCGAGGTGGAGAAGGTAGAGGCACTGGAGGCCAACCTAGCACAGGGAATGCCGGTGGTGAGAGAAAAATGCGCTCCAAGGCCTTCCAGAAGTGCCCTATTTGCTCCAAGGTCATCCAGGGTGCTGGCAAGCTACCCCGCCACATCCGCACGCACACTGGAGAGAAGCCCTACGAGTGTGCCATCTGCAAAGTGCGCTTCACCAG ACAGGACAAGCTCAAGGTTCACATGCGCAAGCATACAGGAGAGAAGCCTTACCTGTGCACACAGTGTGGTGCCGCCTTTGCTCACAACTATGACCTGAAGAATCACATGCGTGTACACACAGGCTTACGCCCCTATCAGTGCTCCAGCTGCTTTAAGACCTTTGTTCGCTCGGACCATCTCCACCGCCACTTGAAGAAGGATGGCTGCAATGGCATCCCATCTCGCCGTGGGCGCAAGCCTCGCGTACGAGAACCAGATGTGCTTGAAGCCCCTCTGGAGCCGACCAGCGCAGGACCGAGATCCACCAGGGGCCAGCTGCATccagaggatgaggaggatgaggaggaggagggcatCGGTGTGGTCGTTATGGAAGAAGTTCCAAAGAGCCGCACACACAGCCCACTTGCTGACAGAGAGGCTAGAGGAGATGCAACTGCAAGGCAAAGAGACGCCACAACGCCATAA